The following are encoded together in the Humulus lupulus chromosome 5, drHumLupu1.1, whole genome shotgun sequence genome:
- the LOC133779355 gene encoding uncharacterized protein LOC133779355: MDKSLIFQKNRLSVQYFDGLKSFIKLSTLHLNGENKIRCPYITEVNEDQEEVESNSEQDIPYDSDDEDIDDMIPALEDLASQYHRKSDFVNLGDSNEHNDERKTLSDLFAEAENELYFGCTTFSILKFIANLMHIKVMCGWSNKSFDLLLNLLSKAFPIDNKIPQSYYDAKKMLRDLGLGYETIHVCEYDCALFWKENKNAERCPIYGHERYKFQGTKGMKIPHKKMQYFPITLRLQRLFMSRHTSSDMRWHKEERVDTEGVLRHPTVTEVWKDFDRQYPDFAKESRNVRFGFATDGFNTFSNLLNLYSMWPVLLMPYNMPSWRCMKREFLMMALLIPGRRAPGKDIDVYLQPLIDELKELWENGVRTFDIIDKEYFTMRVAIVWMIHDFSAYGTVSGYNTQGYKACLVCEDDTSSFRIRGKTCFMGHRRYLCLNHQWRNDMEYDRTIERRSPPRILSGDEILDKLKGVWKCRAGKNDKIIKDDKQQMKDAC; the protein is encoded by the exons ATGGATAAAAGTTTGATTTTCCAAAAGAATAGATTATCTGTGCAGTATTTTGATGGACTTAAGAGTTTTATTAAATTATCAACTTTGCATTTAAATGGTGAAAATAAGATTCGATGTCCAT ATATCACAGAAGTAAACGAAGATCAAGAAGAAGTAGAATCAAACAGTGAACAAGACATACCATATGACAGTGATGATGAAGACATTGACGATATGATACCAGCATTAGAAGATTTAGCTAGTCAATATCATAGGAAGAGTGATTTTGTGAACCTTGGAGATTCAAATGAGCACAATGATGAAAGGAAAACATTGTCTGACTTATTTGCAGAAGCAGAAAATGAGTTATACTTTGGATGTACAACATTCTCAATCTTGAAATTTATTGCTAATCTAATGCACATTAAAGTGATGTGTGGTTGGAGCAACAAATCATTTGATTTGTTGCTCAACTTACTTTCAAAAGCATTTCCCATAGACAATAAGATTCCACAGTCTTATTATGACGCTAAGAAAATGTTGCGTGATCTTGGTTTAGGGTACGAAACTATTCATGTATGTGAGTATGATTGTGCTTTATTTTGGAAAGAGAATAAAAATGCTGAAAGATGTCCTATATATGGTCATGAACGATACAAATTCCAAGGAACTAAAGGCATGAAGATCCCACACAAAAAGATGCAATATTTTCCTATAACTCTACGACTACAGAGACTTTTTATGTCTCGCCATACATCATCTGATATGAGGTGGCATAAGGAAGAACGTGTTGATACAGAAGGTGTACTTAGACACCCGACAGTTACTGAGGTGTGGAAGGATTTTGATAGACAATATCCAGATTTTGCAAAAGAATCTAGAAATGTAAGGTTTGGATTTGCAACAGATGGGTTCAATACATTCAGCAATTTATTAAACTTGTACAGTATGTGGCCAGTGTTACTAATGCCATATAACATGCCGTCATGGAGATGCATGAAACGAGAATTCTTAATGATGGCATTATTGATTCCGGGACGTCGTGCTCCAGGAAAAGACATAGATGTCTATTTACAACCTCTGATCGATGAGCTGAAGGAACTATGGGAAAATGGTGTACGAACTTTTGATATTATTGATAAAGAATATTTTACAATGCGTGTGGCAATAGTGTGGATGATCCATGATTTTTCAGCATATGGTACTGTATCTGGGTATAACACTCAAGGTTATAAAGCTTGTCTTGTTTGTGAAGATGACACATCTTCATTTCGAATAAGAGGAAAAACATGTTTCATGGGTCATCGTCGATATTTGTGTCTGAACCACCAATGGCGCAATGATATGGAATATGATCGTACAATCGAAAGGCGTTCACCTCCAAGAATTTTATCAGGAGATGAAATCTTAGATAAATTAAAAGGTGTATGGAAATGTAGGGCAGGAAAAAATGATAAGATCATTAAGGATGATAAGCAACAAATGAAGGATGCATGTTAG